One segment of Dermochelys coriacea isolate rDerCor1 chromosome 27, rDerCor1.pri.v4, whole genome shotgun sequence DNA contains the following:
- the RPRML gene encoding reprimo-like protein: MNGTFFNQTVMEQGVYSNRTQDLGTLMGCCNGTSSVVASDGGSSVLLPDERSLYITRVVQIAVLCILSLTVVFGIFFLGCNLLIKSESMINFLVKDRRPSKDVGAAIMGLY, from the coding sequence ATGAATGGGACCTTTTTCAACCAGACTGTCATGGAGCAAGGAGTTTATTCCAACAGGACCCAGGACCTGGGCACTTTGATGGGTTGTTGCAACGGCACCAGCTCGGTGGTGGCCAGCGACGGTGGGTCCTCTGTCCTGCTGCCTGATGAGAGGAGTCTCTACATTACGCGGGTGGTCCAGATTGCTGTGCTCTGCATCCTCTCCTTGACTGTGGTGTTTGGGATCTTCTTTTTGGGCTGCAACTTGCTCATCAAGTCGGAGAGCATGATTAACTTTTTGGTCAAGGACCGCAGACCGTCTAAGGATGTGGGAGCTGCCATCATGGGGCTGTACTGA